From a single Planctomycetota bacterium genomic region:
- a CDS encoding Uma2 family endonuclease, with product MATVVFEDSLTIPPCEALGSFRAWTRSDAFPQHGRIDWVRGAIEVDMSPENLFTHGTLKTELAARIYSVVREDGSGEVFIDRTRVTCPEADLSVEPDVVFVSDAAVDGGRARFVAGASGGPASFIEVEGAADLIVEIVSDGSVLKDTERLPRAYHAAGVRELWIVDARTGEPRLEVYRHTTGGYVRGAVDDAGFVRSTVLGRRVRLRATLTSRGLPKYDLDVAATD from the coding sequence ATGGCGACGGTGGTCTTCGAGGATTCGCTCACGATTCCCCCGTGCGAGGCGCTCGGGTCATTCCGCGCCTGGACCCGGTCCGATGCCTTCCCGCAACATGGCCGGATCGACTGGGTGCGGGGGGCGATCGAGGTCGACATGTCTCCGGAGAATCTCTTCACACACGGCACGCTCAAGACCGAGCTGGCGGCACGGATCTACTCGGTCGTGCGGGAAGACGGCAGCGGTGAGGTGTTCATCGACCGGACGCGCGTCACCTGCCCGGAAGCCGATCTGTCCGTCGAGCCGGACGTCGTGTTCGTCAGCGATGCCGCCGTCGACGGCGGTCGCGCGCGGTTCGTCGCCGGGGCGAGCGGAGGCCCGGCGTCGTTCATCGAGGTCGAGGGCGCTGCCGATCTGATCGTGGAGATCGTCAGCGACGGCTCGGTCCTCAAAGACACCGAGCGTCTCCCGCGGGCGTACCACGCGGCCGGCGTGCGGGAGCTGTGGATCGTCGACGCCCGCACCGGTGAGCCCCGGCTCGAGGTCTATCGGCACACGACGGGCGGCTATGTCCGTGGCGCGGTCGACGACGCGGGGTTCGTGCGCTCGACGGTGCTGGGGCGCCGGGTCCGCCTGCGGGCGACGCTCACGTCCCGCGGGCTGCCGAAATACGACCTCGATGTCGCCGCGACCGACTGA